The following coding sequences are from one Capsicum annuum cultivar UCD-10X-F1 chromosome 3, UCD10Xv1.1, whole genome shotgun sequence window:
- the LOC107864810 gene encoding uncharacterized protein LOC107864810, whose product MLVEKCPIKLVESTDYKTKAYDKWVKVDKMGRCYILASMKNMLQHQYQSMTIAYDKLESLTEIFDEKNRAAKQTAMKSLLTTKMIEETSVREHVLKMMCLLNKLKILGAIIGKESQVEMAYRLYRIVFNSFA is encoded by the coding sequence ATGTTGGTTGAGAAATGTCCTATTAAGCTGGTTGAATCAACTGATTATAAGACTAAAGCCTATGATAAGTGGGTTAAGGTTGACAAGATGGGAAGATGCTACATTCTTGCCTCTATgaaaaatatgttgcaacatcAGTATCAGTCCATGACTATTGCCTACGATAAGTTAGAATCTCTCACAGAGATATTCGATGAGAAAAATCGTGCTGCAAAGCAGACGGCCATGAAATCTCTCTTGACCACTAAAATGATTGAAGAAACTTCAGTGAGGGAGCACGTTCTTAAAATGATGTGTCTGTTAAACAAACTGAAAATTCTTGGTGCGATTATTGGTAAGGAATCTCAGGTAGAGATGGCCTACAGACTCTATCGGATAGTTTTCAACAGTTTTGCTTAA